One Gimesia aquarii DNA segment encodes these proteins:
- a CDS encoding class I SAM-dependent methyltransferase has protein sequence MWDEKFDTKHYVYGTEPNDFLKVQFGIIPMGKVLCLAEGEGRNAVFLAQQGYHVTAVDASIVGLKKAKILADENNVCIEFIHADLENYDPGENQWDGIVSIFCHIPDPIRKKLHQKVVKGLKSNGVLLLEAYTPDQLKHKTGGPPTEEMMMSKAILEKELVGLKFRHLVELEREVIEGTNHFGIGAVVQAIGTRQ, from the coding sequence ATGTGGGATGAAAAATTTGATACAAAACACTACGTCTATGGAACAGAGCCTAACGACTTTCTGAAAGTGCAATTCGGCATCATTCCAATGGGGAAAGTCCTCTGTCTGGCAGAGGGAGAAGGGCGGAATGCGGTATTTCTTGCTCAACAGGGTTACCATGTGACTGCGGTTGACGCTTCTATTGTTGGTTTGAAAAAGGCCAAGATACTCGCAGATGAAAACAACGTCTGCATTGAGTTCATTCACGCCGACCTGGAAAACTATGACCCTGGTGAGAATCAATGGGATGGAATCGTCTCCATTTTCTGTCATATTCCTGATCCCATCAGAAAGAAACTACATCAAAAAGTAGTGAAAGGCTTGAAAAGTAACGGAGTTTTACTGCTCGAAGCTTACACTCCCGATCAACTCAAACATAAAACAGGCGGCCCGCCCACAGAAGAAATGATGATGTCCAAAGCAATCTTGGAAAAAGAGCTCGTAGGGCTGAAGTTCCGACACTTGGTTGAACTAGAGCGTGAGGTCATAGAGGGTACTAATCATTTCGGAATCGGGGCTGTCGTCCAGGCAATTGGAACTCGTCAATAA
- a CDS encoding isochorismatase family protein — translation MTETSPSFPRSIDLLSHQECQLVVVDVQEKLVPVIPIAKELVFRIKQLAQAANLFQIPISSTEQYPKGLGPTVSELADLLPEPKEKVRFSGAECLGWGSITNTIDSRVKIVLTGIEAHICVQQTTLDLLAAGYRVIIPIDAVASRNKLDWKVAIKRMENSGAQITTTESILFEWCEVAGTDEFKQISRLVTEKQ, via the coding sequence ATGACAGAGACTTCCCCTTCGTTCCCTCGCAGTATTGATTTACTTTCTCATCAGGAATGTCAATTAGTCGTCGTTGATGTGCAGGAAAAGCTGGTGCCTGTCATTCCTATAGCGAAAGAACTTGTGTTTCGGATCAAACAATTAGCGCAAGCTGCAAATCTCTTTCAAATTCCCATCAGTAGTACCGAACAATATCCCAAAGGTTTGGGACCCACTGTTTCGGAATTGGCAGATCTACTGCCGGAACCGAAAGAAAAGGTTCGTTTCAGCGGCGCAGAATGCTTAGGTTGGGGGTCGATTACCAACACGATTGACAGTCGTGTGAAAATTGTACTGACCGGGATCGAAGCGCATATCTGTGTGCAACAGACTACTCTGGATTTGTTAGCAGCAGGCTATCGCGTTATCATTCCCATTGATGCCGTTGCCAGTCGTAACAAGCTCGATTGGAAAGTGGCGATCAAACGTATGGAAAATTCGGGTGCACAGATCACTACCACGGAATCGATTTTATTTGAGTGGTGTGAAGTTGCTGGGACGGATGAATTTAAACAGATCAGTCGTTTGGTGACTGAGAAACAGTAA
- a CDS encoding GlsB/YeaQ/YmgE family stress response membrane protein has product MGLTGLITFLIIGAIAGWLAGIIMKGGGFGLLGNMVIGVLGAVVGGLLFGLLGIATVGFLGSIVTATVGSILLLFIIGNMKKR; this is encoded by the coding sequence ATGGGTTTAACAGGCTTGATCACATTCTTGATAATTGGTGCCATCGCAGGTTGGTTAGCGGGAATCATCATGAAAGGCGGAGGCTTTGGACTGCTCGGTAACATGGTGATTGGTGTTCTCGGTGCCGTTGTGGGAGGGTTGCTCTTTGGATTACTCGGGATTGCAACGGTGGGATTTCTCGGTTCGATTGTCACCGCAACCGTTGGATCAATCTTGCTGTTGTTCATAATTGGGAATATGAAAAAACGCTGA
- a CDS encoding pyridoxal-phosphate-dependent aminotransferase family protein: protein MTIEHHFHSPIQPPRRTLMGPGPSDIAASVLTAMAAPTVGHLDPYFLKVMDELQEMLRTLFHTTNELTLAVSGTGSAGMEACVVNLIEPGDKMVVCTNGVFGGRMADVASRVGAEVVEITREFGEVFSVEEIAEVVKKEKPKVLGIVHAETSTGAAQSLKELADVVHDAGALLLVDCVTSLGGMPVKIDEWNIDAAYSGTQKCLSCPPGLAPVTFSSRAVAAMDARKTKVSSWYLDMSMVRSYWGGSRAYHHTAPINMNYGLHQALRLVLEEGMENRYSRHYANHCALKAGLQAMGIQFAVAEDHQLPMLNAVKIPEGIDDAAIRSQLLNWFGIEIGGGLGSMKGKTWRIGLMGETSRGSNVLMFLAALDQCLLHAGYQLSPGAGVAAANDFYRTTITD from the coding sequence ATGACAATCGAACATCATTTTCACAGTCCTATTCAACCTCCTCGCCGCACACTGATGGGGCCTGGTCCGAGTGATATTGCTGCCAGTGTACTGACCGCGATGGCGGCACCTACCGTGGGCCATCTAGATCCCTACTTTCTGAAAGTCATGGATGAGCTCCAGGAAATGTTAAGGACGCTCTTTCATACTACAAATGAACTGACGCTGGCGGTGAGTGGTACCGGGAGCGCAGGAATGGAGGCCTGTGTGGTGAACCTGATCGAGCCAGGTGACAAAATGGTTGTCTGCACGAATGGTGTATTCGGCGGCCGGATGGCTGATGTGGCCAGTCGGGTCGGAGCTGAAGTAGTTGAGATTACCCGTGAGTTCGGTGAGGTGTTTTCAGTAGAAGAGATTGCCGAAGTCGTAAAAAAAGAAAAACCCAAAGTTTTGGGAATTGTACATGCCGAAACATCGACTGGTGCCGCACAATCGCTCAAAGAACTGGCTGATGTCGTACATGATGCAGGCGCATTGCTGCTGGTCGATTGTGTGACCTCACTGGGCGGAATGCCTGTCAAAATCGATGAATGGAATATCGATGCCGCTTATAGTGGCACGCAAAAGTGCCTCAGTTGTCCTCCTGGTTTGGCTCCCGTCACATTTAGTTCACGCGCTGTTGCTGCCATGGATGCCCGTAAGACGAAGGTCTCCAGTTGGTATTTAGATATGTCGATGGTTCGTTCCTACTGGGGAGGTTCACGTGCGTATCACCATACTGCTCCCATCAATATGAACTACGGTTTGCATCAAGCGCTGCGATTGGTTCTCGAAGAAGGTATGGAAAACCGATATTCCCGGCATTATGCAAACCACTGTGCGTTGAAAGCAGGCTTGCAAGCGATGGGAATTCAGTTTGCCGTCGCGGAAGACCATCAATTACCGATGCTCAATGCGGTCAAAATTCCTGAGGGAATCGATGACGCTGCTATTCGCAGCCAGCTTTTAAATTGGTTTGGAATCGAAATTGGGGGAGGGTTAGGATCAATGAAGGGTAAAACCTGGCGGATTGGTTTAATGGGAGAAACGAGCAGGGGGTCTAACGTGCTCATGTTTCTGGCCGCACTGGATCAATGTCTGCTACATGCTGGCTACCAACTTAGTCCTGGTGCTGGTGTAGCCGCTGCAAATGATTTTTACCGTACAACAATTACAGACTAA